The Antennarius striatus isolate MH-2024 chromosome 8, ASM4005453v1, whole genome shotgun sequence nucleotide sequence TCAGACATACTGGTACTTCAGACCTAATGTCATCTCAGAATCATTTACTTTTTGTGCCATCGGTATTTTAAAGTGAACTCAAAAGTCTTGCTCTTTCTTTGTCCTTTCAGAGCATCATGGCGATGCAGATCCTCAGATGGTGAGTCTGGATCATGAGGGATTAGTGAGCGTTGTGGCTCAGTTGAGACGTACTCCAGCTGGTTTAGACTCCATCCTCCAGAGGACTGTACCATGGGGGGTGGCCTTTCACCATGCTGGTGAATAAATTCATGTCGCTTCTTCTCCCCAACAAAATACTGACAGCATCTTTCAGGGTTTGAGTTTATGATGATGAATTCTGTCTCTTCAGGTTTGACATTTGATGAGCGTGATGTGTTGGAGGGTGCATTTCGTCAGGGCATGATCAGAGTCCTGGTTGCTACTTCTACCCTCTCTTCTGGGGTTAATCTACCAGCTCGTAGGGTCATCATTCGAACACCAACCTTTAATGGACACTTGTTGGATCCGCTTACATACAAACAGATGGCGGGACGTGCTGGAAGGAAAGGGATAGACACCATAGGTGAAAATCGAAACACTTAACTATTGCTCATTCATTATGATTCCATTCGCTTAAAGGGAAAACAGCTTAATTAATCTTCTCTAGTGTCAGTTAAAAATTAATATGTAAAGCAAACAGCAATAAGACATCACTTCTGTGatctttgcattttgtttttcctctctcaGGTGAAAGTGTACTGATATGTAAGGAGACCGAGCGTCAGAAAGGTATTAGTCTCCTCAAAGGTTCActtgagccaatcagaagctgtCTTGtgaaaagagaaggaggaggtgtcACTACCAGCATGCTGCGAGCTATTTTAGAGGTACGGCTGCTATCTTAAGAAACGGAAATAACCTTTAAGCTGCACATATCTCCTGATTTATTCTCCCTTACAGGGTAGTTACCTGACTCTATAGTGTGAGTTTATGTATGGTAAGATTAGTGTATTGAAAAAACACTTTCTTCTGCCTATAATTGTATAACAAACATGCAGATTATCGTTGGTGGTGTTGCCAGCACTCCACTGGACGTGAGGTCATATGCTTCGTGCTCACTCCTGGCAGCCAGCATGAAATGTGATgacaaaaaagaatcaaacaaaGGAGCTATTGAGGCCTGTGTTGAATGGCTGATGGACAATGAATTTATCAGTATCCAGAAGGATGGACAAGGTACTGTGTCTCTCTTGTGCTGCATTTTTCTTCTATgagcattttaataaaaaacaaattcggtagcactttattttaaggtacacctattcaccattaattacttgcttattaacatacaaattagtaacatattggctcttaattactcattattaagtacttattaatgccttgttctgcatggccttattaaacaaccagtaagcggtttaataaatgaggtatttgtacttgtgctgtctttgttattctaccactgaatgagagggaaccTACTGTATAGATAGATCCATTTTTCAAAGACGTAACCCATCACTTCTTTATTGCAGTAGTTATGTGCTATAACATATTAACTAATTGTGAAAAGGAGGCAACTTTAGATTAGGGAACATGTGTTGGTTAATAAGTGTTCAACTATTAGTGAATTAGTAATGATCAAGATGTAACTTTAGTATGGGGAACATATTCTAAGCAACAAGGacttaatttagagttatttggacacttaatatttgtaattttgtgttttgttatgttaAGTAAGTGGTATTAAGGGAGAATAACTATTCCTGGGGTACTACAACCTTATTAAGTCCATACTAAGCAAAGCATATTGAGATTGTAATTTATATACAACAACTTCCTTACTTAATACTAATAAGCAAGAATTCTGAGGTTATTGAGTGAAGACTCTTAGTTAAtggcttactggttgtttaataaggccatgcagaacaaggcattaataagtacttaataatgactaattaagagccaatatgttactaatttgcatgttaataagcaactaattaatggtgaataggtgtatcttaaaataaagtgttaccacAAATTCTACTGacagagtaaaaaaaatggTCCCAGTGTTATTTCTTTGATTGTGAtgatttttatcaaataaaagccatgttttaacaaataaagtcttcATTGTATTCCTGCATAACCCTAATGTCATttcaaagtactgtatataagtCTAAATATCATTGTTATTTCCTTTTCCGTCATTGTAAAGAATTGCATATTTGTTTTGCATATCCAGAGGAGCGGTACTGCCCATCCCAACTGGGTGCTGcgaccctctcctcctctctctcccctcccgAGGCTCTGGGAGTATTTGCAGATCTTCAGcgggccatgaagggctttgtgcTGGAAAATGACTTGCACATTCTGTACCTGGTACTCACAACACATATTTTGTATTACTTTTGTTCTTCAGAATTTTATGACAACTTTCTATTCGATCACCTCTGAACCCTTTGCCTCAtcaaaaacagcagcaaagaagATGTTGAAATCATAGTATTAAAGAAATTGTGCTGTGAAATTCTCCTCAGATCACACCACTGTATGCAGAATGGACTTCTATAGATTGGTATCAGTTCTTCTGTCGCTGGGAACAGTTGTCATCATCCATGAAGAGAGTGGCAGAGCTGGTGGGCATCCAAGAAGGTTTTCTTGCTCGATCTGTCAGTGGCAAACTTGTCGCGAAGACAGAGAAGCAGCATAGACAGATGGCAATTCATAAACGGTAATGCATATAAgtatataaatacagtacagttaaaaataaggcagagactgcaacatcccgcgacttaccctgaccaaCTTTCacggtaggtcagggtaccctgaaagtagtaccggattagtgcatagactagtgcatatggagaaggccagtgtgagtaagaccatagatcaaagctagtgcattggtagatcaaagtactagctttgatctctaatcttactcacactggccttccccTTCGTCTTTTtatcctatccggttcctgagtgtacaaaagttgacctaattttctcaaggtcaccctctttgccgcctgagtaatgtgctttttgtttcatctttctatctgcaacggttgcgaagatacttggtggacaaacgaacgaatggacgaacactgacaattacaatacattaccgctttCAAGCGGGATGTAATACTACTTTTCTGGTCACTTTGGAGGTCTTTCAATATTTTGGGAGTTTTGTCCTCACATTTCCTCTTTCTTATGTCTTCCCAGGTTTTTCACCACCCTTGTGCTTCAGGATCTGGTGAATGAGGTGCCTTTGGGAACAGTGGCAACCAAATACAACTGCAGCCGTGGACAGCTGCAGTCTCTCCAGCAGTCTGCTTCTACTTATGCAGGTACATGACATAAGTACTATAATGTACAGTACTATAATGTACAATGTGAATATATACACAGGATTGGTGGCAGACTTTAATAATTTGTTGCAAGAAGCAGGAGCACTTCAGACAGATGGATAAGAGCACGGCTGATATTTTAGCACATACATTCATCCTGTAACCCCTACATTCATCTTAAGGGCTTGTGATTTGTGCATTAAGTGTAAGAAGGCTCAGAAGTGTGGCTCAGGAGTATTTCTGCGTAGGTGGGAGAAAGAATCATACTATTTAattcataaacagaaaaaattggAAATAGCACTAAAAAGCCATAAATTTGTAGTTAAATGATGTTAGAGCCCCTATTGTCAGTTGTGCAGCTGACAGCAACATTCTGTTCTTCCTTCAGGCATGGTCACAGTATTTTGCAAGCGCCTTGGTTGGCACAACATGGAGCTATTGGTATCGCAATACCAGACTAGGCTGAGCTTTGGAGTCCAGAGGGAGCTGGTCGACCTTGTCAGGGTTTCCCTCCTGAATGCAGCACGAGCAAGAACACTGTACGCACAAGGCTTCTGTACCGTGGCTGAACTAGCCAGGGCTACTGTAGCTGATGTTGAGAAAGCCTTGAGGAATGCTGTCCCATTTAAAAGGTAGGGGAGGGTTTCTTTGTGTATGTCATCTATCAAGAATCAATTTAGCCAAACAACGTTATAAATCTCTTTACAGCCCATTCAGGTTATATCAAATTCAGGACCGCTGTAATGATGTGTGCCAAAGCCTCTGTCATTCTGTTTCTCGGAATGACGGACTTTAAAACCTGTAAGacctgtatactgtatatagagacACGCTGAAAAAGTAAAGAAAGCAAATTGTGGAAAATCATAAGCTTTAATATAAATTGTAAATGTAACATCTGCACACAAAGCTGTAATCTCCCTGAAAGTACAAGATGTAAAGCCAATGTTTGGCCATCTGTCTTCCTCAGCTCTAAGCGTGCAGTGGATGAGAGTGAATACGAGGTGGCTGAGAGACGGACCCTCCGCTGTGTCTGGGCCACTGGTGGTCGGGCCCTGACTGAACGGGAAGCAGCTCTCGAGATCGTGTCTGAGGCAAGGCTCCTCCTTCAGGGGGACCTGGCTCAGTTAGGTGTACACTGGGACCCAGAAACTTGTCCTCCTGGGGATCCTGTTGTGAACAGCCCTGATGCCCATCAGAGCAGCGACTCAGACAACTTATTTATTAAGGATCAtcaaaaaagagacaaattcaAAAATAGTGAGAGTAGGAACAAAAGTGGTAAAGAGAATGAAGAAGAGCATGAACGTGAGAAATGTACGGAAAGAGGAGGATATACCACGAGGGATCAAAGGAAGAACGGGCAAGATGACAATGCATTGAACAGCAAACTGGAGGAGCacagaaaagaagacaggacaGACTCAGgaatcagacagacagagattgAAGTGTTAGCGGAGAGAGACGTGGAaacaaaaaatgatgtaaataataaaaaatcagtAACAGCAAATGAAACAACATACTCAGATGAAAACATagacaaacaaaagcacacaaTGTCAAATCTTGGTGGGGAGTCATGCGAAGGTATTATCTCAATCAGGCCAGACAGACACCAAGAGAATCATCTTGGTCCCGAAAGGAACCTCACACAGGAATTGGCTGAGATCTTATGGAGCCCTCTCCCTCAACCGACGCCACATCCACAACCTTCTCCTTCCCCAATGCCTCCCCCTAGGATTAGAGCTCCGAGCTACAGAGGAGAAGCACAACACAGTGTTGCAGCAAGGCCATTCATGGAAGATGGTTCAACAGGATCTGTTTCCTCACCTGTGCAGCCAGGCAGAGTGAAACATTCAAGAGCATTAAGTAAAGTCCTCCACTCCATGCAGACGGACAAAAGCCTCCAAGATAATGTACAGATTGCACAGATGCCATGTCCAAAATCATCTTCTCTCCAAAATTCGTCACTTGAAGGCCAAGTGCCTGAAGCTATTCAGGCTCCATGCCCTGTCCTGGAAACCCTTGCTGATATACCTGCATATAAAAATGTAGATGTCCAAAACCCCCTCTTGTCAGTTTcgcctacctcttctcctttaTTCTCTCCTGAGTCCAAGCGGAGAAGAGTAGATGATAGAGAACCAGATAAGTTTTCATCTCCCGAGTTGTACGAAGGAGGTGAGAGAGATCGAGAAGCCGAGGGAGCtgttgaaaaagaagaagagagtttTGGAGACAGCTTTGAGTTGGACACTCAGACAGAAAGAATGATCATTCAAAAGACATTCCCATGCGCTGATGGAAATGATACGGGTACGAACCAGCCAGTAGAGACAAAGAAGATAAGAGAGGAGGACGCTGAAGCGTCTGTAgagttggaaaaaaatgtaaatgagggAAATAGAAGACTTGAAACGCCTGAGAATGTATGTCCCAGATTCAATATTTCTCTTACAGAAAGTCAGATGGAACGTATCCTGAACACCAGCCATCAGGTAAGTGTCCAGAATGTAATAGAATGTACTTGCTGCACGTAACACCAAATGTGATCACATGAAagctgtgattttctttttattttctttttttgctattTAGATTTCTCCTGATTTAGGTGGCCGTAACATAATTGGAGATAATGATAGAGGTGATGAGGACGAAGCCGTTGGTGCTGATAATTCTTTCTCTGAGAATGTCAGCAAAAGCAGTAGCTTCCTGTTTGACAGCCTGTATGATAGTTCTCTGCTGGCAGATCTGAGCCCATATCAAAGCCTTGAACAATTGGATGAAGAGGAATCAGCTGGCCAAGAGATCGCAGTCGTGTCAACCCAGGAGCAAAGGTGTAGCAAACTTCTTGCCAATGAGGAAGCAGAAAAACGAGAAGCCATCCAATGGAGTGAGTCCTCCTTCAATCTGTCGGAGTGGGGTGACTCACTTTTGATCAGTGAACACTTTTTGGAGAGACAAACCTTTCTCAAACACAAAGAGGGAACTCAAACAGAGGTTGAAGCCAGTCCAAAGCAACCCAGAACAGACCTTGATTTCCCTGAGCAGAAATTGTCAGAATCACAGCTTAAACTGAGTGGAATCCAGCCCGAACCCACCACTACAACTACTACCATGGATAATGATCACAACATACATACAGCTAGAACTAATCAAGGCTATGCACACAAAATTAACCAGGAAAATAGAACACACTATAGCGTGACACTTGATGAAAAATTGAAGAAAGGAGAAATGTGTCCTTCCTTGTCTGCTGCCAATGATGCGTCTGAAAACTCCCTTTACTGCAGCCCTGTTTTACAAGAGATCTTTGACCGCTGGCCTAGTATGTCTGACCACCACTGCCAAAACGGCACAGATGATCACAGAGCCAATATTATActgataaataaaaccaaagaagGTCTTCCTCAGCCCTCAATACCAGTGACCAGAAAGAAGGGGAAGCAAAATATGCAAATAGTTGCTGCTGCGAGTAATACTGAACCATCAAGATATGATGGCGATGATATAACAGAGAAAACTGGCTCTGCTGGTGATTTCATTCCCCCAACTCAACAAAAGCCACCAGTTACTCCAAAGGTGAAACTGACTTCTGTAACTGTCCAGTCACCTCTTACAGCTCAGCCGCTTAACCAATCAAGTCCTTTAACCCTCCTGACACAGAAACCAGCAACCACAAATAGTCTTAAATCTTGTGGTAATTTGGACAGTGATAATCAACCTGAAGCTGTTGTGGACACAAACCAGCCTAATTCTTCATCTTCTACTGATGACAACCAGAAACACCAGCTGGGACACAAACCGAAGATGCTTCCTGTTGCACACTCAAGTTCAAAAGCACAACCCCAGTTACTCCCCAACCAGAATGTCAGCCCTCTCCAGTGCAATAAATCTCCTTCATCTGCCAAACCAGAGCTCTGCACCAATGTCACAATACCTGGTATTGTTGAAGGAGTCACTCGTCAGCTGTCCCAGGATGCATCAATTTGTTCCAGCAACTCTGGCACCTTTTCCATCATAGATGTAGCAAGTGACAAGCAACTCTTCAAAACCTTCATTAATGAGTGGAAAACAAAGGAGCGGTACTCTCTAACTTTGGCCTTTGAGAAGAGAGAAGTCGGAGAGAAACCTGACGGAATAGGAGGGAAACACAAGAGAGGTAACTAGTAAAGGCAGAGCACTAACCCTAGGACTGATAACATCTGTCTTGTATTTACTGCAGGGAATCTCTTTTCTTGCAAATGCATCTACtcaagtacagtactgtacttcagAACAAGTACACACATGAACAGGGCCCTTTGTTTTATGCAGAATAAGTATTTTAACTTTGGATACTGAAAGTGATACTTAAAATACTTGAtagttgttgatgatgtttgtatgtatataaatatggCATTGGACAATTTAATTGTTATTTGTATACAGTGTAATCCTTGCACTTGTTTTCTGTACATCATCAGCTTATCAAAAGCTCCAAGGGGTTGATGGCTTTCCAATGAGAGACAGTGACGGACTGGTATTGATAGGACTTTCTGTCTGCTGGGGAGCAAGGGATGCCTACTATTTATCTTTGCAGCAAGAACAGAGCAAAGGTGAAGATGCACACATGGATTTATGTGTAGGTTCAATGTAGTGTTTCCTTATGTTGAGCTGCTACCCTCCAGGTTTGAGCTCGAGCCTGGCCCCGCCTCCACTGGATGATGATTTGCCAGTAAGTGAGAGGCTGGCACAAGTGAGGACCTGTCTGAGCAGGCAATCGGCTAGTCGTAGACAGGGTGTGGCTGTCGCTTATGACATCATCCAGGTGTACAAGATGTTAGTGCTGAGCTGTGGCATCAGCTTGGAGGGAAGCTGCGAAGATCCCAAGGTGAGAGAAATCCATACAGTCCATACAGTAGATAGAAGCTTAAGCCATGATGCTCCCGAATAAACCATTGAAGGGGATTTCATTAAAGCCATAGCATTCACCAAGGCAAACACTTttacagagaacacacaaaatTGCATGTCAATGATATTTGCTAAAATAGTTGCGTAATGTTTTTTTCGAGGGGAAAATTTTTTTAGCAACATGACTGAATGTCTTTGGTAGGTTGCGTGTTGGCTAATGGACCCAGGCAGTGAGGAGAGGACTCTACCCAACATGGTGACAGTCTACTGTCCTGATGAATTGCCTCTGCTGGATGGACTTGGGAATGCACATGCACACTGTCCTCGTGTTAGGGCAGCGACCATGAGTGTGCTCATACTGGCTGTGATGAACCATCTCACTGGCCTGCTAGAGAAAG carries:
- the polq gene encoding DNA polymerase theta, giving the protein MSTSKAPPKKKTYMGQHQLKKKKVFQDTDEPADGEKQKKCLPGKTNRSGDVSKSRQTGGGELFSLGESTLALDEDILHVFDAADPMQPPPNNSCGAAEDRDALEKPTSSAIFDSSGSLSTVAEKMRESDRAPQPTGQESKRVLGVISGDCKKQEWRADCKDIAQRLLFSEDSEDREQAQRCPENIQSPPASPNFSGQSDQKIKNNPQEGNFTVIQRVTSRRNNLPCRRGPDVNADSPLDGSGDHILFSPTRLAVAMKKASLQQLLQNQSTPVLTVPTGFDVSVLSESLHHPGNALHAPIGHTDHLLLSSWGLPKPVLDRYQKLGVTRMFEWQAQCLTVGQVLQGGNLVYSAPTSAGKTLVSELLMLKRVLETKRKSIFILPFVSVAKEKMHYLQSVFDEAGVRVDGYMGSTSAAGGFTSLDVAVCTIEKANSLINRLIEEDSMGLLGMVVVDELHMVGDCGRGYLLELLLTKIRYISLKQNPNGSLSEGVQIIGMSATLPNLSLLASWLGAELYQTDYRPVPLQEHLKVGCNIYDKSLSVVRQFTPALHVKGDDDHIVSLCYETVREGCSVLMFCPSKNWCEKLADSIAREFYNFRHTEHHGDADPQMVSLDHEGLVSVVAQLRRTPAGLDSILQRTVPWGVAFHHAGLTFDERDVLEGAFRQGMIRVLVATSTLSSGVNLPARRVIIRTPTFNGHLLDPLTYKQMAGRAGRKGIDTIGESVLICKETERQKGISLLKGSLEPIRSCLVKREGGGVTTSMLRAILEIIVGGVASTPLDVRSYASCSLLAASMKCDDKKESNKGAIEACVEWLMDNEFISIQKDGQEERYCPSQLGAATLSSSLSPPEALGVFADLQRAMKGFVLENDLHILYLITPLYAEWTSIDWYQFFCRWEQLSSSMKRVAELVGIQEGFLARSVSGKLVAKTEKQHRQMAIHKRFFTTLVLQDLVNEVPLGTVATKYNCSRGQLQSLQQSASTYAGMVTVFCKRLGWHNMELLVSQYQTRLSFGVQRELVDLVRVSLLNAARARTLYAQGFCTVAELARATVADVEKALRNAVPFKSSKRAVDESEYEVAERRTLRCVWATGGRALTEREAALEIVSEARLLLQGDLAQLGVHWDPETCPPGDPVVNSPDAHQSSDSDNLFIKDHQKRDKFKNSESRNKSGKENEEEHEREKCTERGGYTTRDQRKNGQDDNALNSKLEEHRKEDRTDSGIRQTEIEVLAERDVETKNDVNNKKSVTANETTYSDENIDKQKHTMSNLGGESCEGIISIRPDRHQENHLGPERNLTQELAEILWSPLPQPTPHPQPSPSPMPPPRIRAPSYRGEAQHSVAARPFMEDGSTGSVSSPVQPGRVKHSRALSKVLHSMQTDKSLQDNVQIAQMPCPKSSSLQNSSLEGQVPEAIQAPCPVLETLADIPAYKNVDVQNPLLSVSPTSSPLFSPESKRRRVDDREPDKFSSPELYEGGERDREAEGAVEKEEESFGDSFELDTQTERMIIQKTFPCADGNDTGTNQPVETKKIREEDAEASVELEKNVNEGNRRLETPENVCPRFNISLTESQMERILNTSHQISPDLGGRNIIGDNDRGDEDEAVGADNSFSENVSKSSSFLFDSLYDSSLLADLSPYQSLEQLDEEESAGQEIAVVSTQEQRCSKLLANEEAEKREAIQWSESSFNLSEWGDSLLISEHFLERQTFLKHKEGTQTEVEASPKQPRTDLDFPEQKLSESQLKLSGIQPEPTTTTTTMDNDHNIHTARTNQGYAHKINQENRTHYSVTLDEKLKKGEMCPSLSAANDASENSLYCSPVLQEIFDRWPSMSDHHCQNGTDDHRANIILINKTKEGLPQPSIPVTRKKGKQNMQIVAAASNTEPSRYDGDDITEKTGSAGDFIPPTQQKPPVTPKVKLTSVTVQSPLTAQPLNQSSPLTLLTQKPATTNSLKSCGNLDSDNQPEAVVDTNQPNSSSSTDDNQKHQLGHKPKMLPVAHSSSKAQPQLLPNQNVSPLQCNKSPSSAKPELCTNVTIPGIVEGVTRQLSQDASICSSNSGTFSIIDVASDKQLFKTFINEWKTKERYSLTLAFEKREVGEKPDGIGGKHKRAYQKLQGVDGFPMRDSDGLVLIGLSVCWGARDAYYLSLQQEQSKGLSSSLAPPPLDDDLPVSERLAQVRTCLSRQSASRRQGVAVAYDIIQVYKMLVLSCGISLEGSCEDPKVACWLMDPGSEERTLPNMVTVYCPDELPLLDGLGNAHAHCPRVRAATMSVLILAVMNHLTGLLEKDGMLDFFRSVEMPSQMCLALLELNGIGFSVEEFERQKHVMQAKLTMLESQAYKLAGHNFSLTSTEDIAQVLFLELHLPPNGNLDGSKVKKTLGYTRRGGGRVRLGKQFSTTKDVLEKLRPLHPLPGVILEWRRITNALTKVVFPLQREKHYHPVLTMDRIYLTAQTHTATGRVSFTEPNIQNVPKDFEISMPTTVVESPPSQDRCHLITKAGKRKCSLVPSFAAVSEEQGPAFSVSMRHAFVPFSGGMILAVDYSQLELRVLAHFSKDQRLLQVLNGGADVFRCIAAEWKSVDPGSVNDDLRQQAKQICYGIIYGMGAKSLGEQMGVEENDAACYIESFKARYKGINGFLRQTVKNCIKNGYVQSLMGRRRYLPGITNSNMHAKAQAERQAVNTTIQGSAADIVKLATVNIQKRLKITYPAAPVSHRHTCSASNQRRAVTSQLRGAYFVLQLHDELIYETSEEDLIQVAQIVKREMESAVKLYVKLKVKVKVGPSWGNLQDIEL